A region of Oxyura jamaicensis isolate SHBP4307 breed ruddy duck chromosome 9, BPBGC_Ojam_1.0, whole genome shotgun sequence DNA encodes the following proteins:
- the LOC118171384 gene encoding thiamine transporter 2-like produces MDCWKGAIGSNWIFPTVIICANGFFSTMRPSESFLTPYLSGPDKNLTIEQVTNQIFPVWTYSYLALLLPVFLITDYVRYKPVLLLQGISYIVTWLLLLFAHGVVAMQVMEFFYGMVTATEVAYYAYIYSVVSTDRYQRVTSYCRSITLVAATLAAVLGQLLVSLADVSYFHLNAITLASVSLAFLCSFLLPMPQKSMFFHQKAASETLPHPQAAVATLGSNGPPSCQQDKDCAAAGTGPAPQQQAEQPKPQNHMLRVLLQLSRDLRDCYSSRKLLYWSLWWALATAGFNQVVNYIQVLWDSRAPSHSSAVYNGAVEAIATFLGSATSMAVGYIKVDWDLSGELALGMFSAMDAGSLFLMYFTDNIWACYAGYLVFKACYMFLITIATFQIAVNLSMERYALMFGFNNFVALVIQTILTVIVVDSKGLGLDISTQFLIYGSYFAFIAGIFLTRSMYTIISIKCRNARVAGEPIDQ; encoded by the exons ATGGATTGCTGGAAAGGAGCCATAGGCAGCAACTGGATTTTTCCTACCGTCATCATCTGtgcaaatggatttttttccacaatgaGGCCATCAGAATCTTTTCTCACTCCTTACTTAAGTGGACCAGACAAAAACCTAACAATTGAACAG GTTACCAACCAGATTTTCCCCGTTTGGACATACTCCTACCTCGCACTCCTGCTCCCCGTCTTCCTGATTACAGACTACGTGCGCTACAAgcccgtcctcctcctccagggcATCAGCTACATCGTCACGTGGCTCTTGCTCCTCTTCGCTCACGGCGTGGTGGCCATGCAGGTGATGGAATTCTTCTACGGGATGGTGACAGCCACCGAGGTTGCCTATTACGCCTACATCTACAGCGTCGTTAGCACCGATCGCTATCAGAGAGTGACGAGCTATTGCAGGAGTATCACCCTGGTTGCGGCCACgcttgctgcagtgctgggacaGCTGCTGGTTTCCTTGGCAGACGTATCCTACTTTCACCTCAACGCCATTACCCTCGCTTCTGTGTCCCTGGCATTCCTGtgttcctttctcctcccaATGCCCCAAAAGAGCATGTTCTTCCACCAAAAAGCTGCCTCTGAAACTCTCCCACACCCACAAGCAGCCGTGGCTACGCTCGGCTCCAACGGGCCGCCGAGCTGCCAGCAGGACAAGGACTGCGCAGCTGCTGGCACGGGACCAGCACCACAACAGCAGGCTGAACAGCCCAAGCCCCAGAACCACATGCTCAGAgtactgctgcagctgagcagggacTTGAGGGATTGCTACAGCTCTAGGAAGCTGCTTTACTGGTCCCTGTGGTGGGCTTTGGCTACGGCAGGCTTCAATCAGGTTGTGAACtacatccaagtgctgtggGATTCCAGAGCCCCCTCTCACAGCTCCGCAGTGTACAACGGAGCTGTTGAAGCAATAGCAACTTTTTTAG gttCAGCAACATCCATGGCAGTTGGATACATCAAAGTAGACTGGGATCTTTCTGGAGAACTGGCTTTGGGAATGTTCTCTGCAATGGATGCTGGttctctgtttctcatgtaCTTCACAGACAACATCTGGGCATGTTATGCTGGTTACCTTGTGTTTAAGGCATGCTACATGTTCCTTATAACAATAGCAAC GTTCCAGATTGCTGTCAATCTAAGCATGGAGCGTTATGCTTTGATGTTTGGCTTCAACAACTTCGTTGCACTGGTGATCCAGACAATTTTGACTGTTATTGTAGTAGATTCAAAAGGTCTAGGACTGGATATCAGCACCCAG TTTCTCATTTATGGCAGCTACTTTGCATTCATAGCTGGAATTTTCCTGACCAGAAGCATGTACACCATTATCTCCATCAAATGCCGAAATGCCAGAGTGGCTGGTGAACCTATTGATCAGTAA